Proteins encoded within one genomic window of Variovorax sp. OAS795:
- a CDS encoding DUF1003 domain-containing protein → MAAADPARPGHGEEQPVAGVIDRNIAALVRRREQQRISTGLQDRIADAITHFAGSMKFVYLHLLIYGGWIVINLGWVPMVRAFDPTFVVLAMVASVEAIFISTFVMISQNRMAALADQRADLDLQISLLGEHEITKIVTLVAEIAKRMDIPAAHDPELDELSKNVSPERVLDRIERPPGETR, encoded by the coding sequence GTGGCAGCGGCTGACCCCGCGCGGCCCGGCCACGGCGAGGAGCAGCCCGTCGCGGGCGTGATCGACCGCAACATCGCCGCGCTGGTGCGCCGGCGCGAGCAGCAGCGCATATCGACCGGGCTGCAGGACAGGATCGCCGATGCCATTACCCACTTTGCGGGCAGCATGAAGTTCGTCTACCTGCACCTCTTGATCTACGGCGGATGGATCGTGATCAACCTGGGGTGGGTGCCCATGGTGCGCGCCTTCGACCCGACCTTCGTGGTGCTCGCCATGGTCGCCTCGGTCGAGGCCATCTTCATCTCGACCTTCGTGATGATCAGCCAGAACCGCATGGCCGCGCTGGCGGACCAGCGCGCCGACCTGGATCTGCAGATCAGCCTCCTGGGCGAGCACGAGATCACGAAGATCGTCACGCTGGTGGCCGAGATCGCCAAGCGCATGGACATTCCCGCCGCACACGATCCCGAGCTCGACGAGCTCAGCAAGAACGTCTCGCCGGAGCGCGTGCTCGACCGCATCGAGCGCCCGCCCGGCGAAACCCGCTAG
- a CDS encoding DUF4142 domain-containing protein, with protein MTIQSTAVRLGVAAIAACAFTATTLPAAAQSAGTRSSANAKADQAGKSSKADERMMKDIAQANIAEIETGKLAQEKASNGEVKKFAQTMVDDHTKALTELQDIASKKGVQLPTETDTKHKASATALKALNGDSFDKRYMSTVGVSDHKKTHEMLQKVERSANDPDLKAYAAKTLPVVHGHLTTAQQIAGAKAK; from the coding sequence ATGACCATTCAAAGCACGGCCGTGCGGCTCGGCGTTGCCGCGATCGCCGCCTGCGCCTTCACGGCCACCACCCTTCCCGCCGCGGCGCAGAGCGCCGGCACGCGCAGCTCGGCGAACGCGAAGGCCGACCAGGCGGGCAAGTCCTCGAAAGCCGACGAGCGCATGATGAAAGACATTGCGCAAGCCAACATCGCGGAGATCGAGACCGGAAAGCTGGCGCAGGAAAAGGCCTCGAACGGCGAGGTGAAGAAGTTCGCCCAGACCATGGTGGACGACCACACCAAGGCGCTGACCGAACTGCAGGACATCGCGTCGAAGAAAGGCGTGCAGCTCCCGACCGAGACCGACACGAAGCACAAGGCGTCGGCCACCGCACTGAAGGCCCTGAACGGCGACAGCTTCGACAAGCGCTACATGTCGACCGTGGGTGTTTCCGACCACAAGAAGACGCACGAGATGCTGCAGAAGGTGGAGCGCAGTGCGAACGACCCGGACCTCAAGGCCTACGCCGCGAAGACGCTGCCAGTGGTGCACGGGCACCTGACCACCGCACAGCAGATTGCCGGCGCCAAGGCGAAATGA
- the rpoN gene encoding RNA polymerase factor sigma-54 has product MNTSIVLQARQVQAPVFSPRLQQAVRLLQMSSQEYAQALRDAAELNPFLEIDAPPQEGATEAAPSENEAAAEHFEAAAAFDRITAAPASGERHLSHDESVDLMQRVPLPDSLRAHLHGQLGVLRLSARELAFARAVVEALDDDGYLRISLADIGAALGETGGEAERELRTALRRVQALEPAGVAARDVAECLCLQLDAHADRADGRIRQLARRILEEHIGWLAARETGKLAKALAATARDVQSAIDCIRRLDPHPGWQFGETAARIVIPDVTVKKVRGTWKTSLNTSALPRVKLNTAYAQMFEKHGTSQCPAMKECLEQARWMVGGVSQRASTILDVARAIVARQKMFLEHGPLAMKPLGLREIAEEVGVHPSTVSRTVHNKYMATPAGVFELQHFFSRGLNHAAGGASAPVALQGLIRELIAVEKPVAPLSDAALARQLAQQGFRIARRTVTKYRQSMNIDPFERRRAQGTDAGTPAWPA; this is encoded by the coding sequence ATGAACACGTCGATCGTCTTGCAAGCCCGCCAGGTGCAGGCTCCCGTCTTTTCGCCCCGGCTGCAGCAGGCCGTGCGGCTGCTCCAGATGTCCTCGCAGGAGTACGCCCAGGCGCTGCGCGATGCGGCCGAACTGAACCCCTTCCTCGAGATCGATGCGCCGCCGCAGGAAGGCGCCACGGAAGCCGCGCCCTCCGAGAACGAAGCCGCCGCTGAACATTTCGAGGCCGCCGCCGCCTTCGACCGCATCACCGCGGCGCCCGCCTCGGGCGAGCGGCACCTGTCGCACGACGAAAGCGTCGACCTGATGCAGCGCGTGCCCTTGCCCGATTCGCTGCGTGCCCATCTGCACGGACAGCTCGGCGTGCTGCGACTTTCGGCGCGCGAGCTGGCCTTTGCGCGGGCCGTGGTCGAGGCGCTCGATGACGACGGCTACCTGCGCATCTCGCTTGCGGACATCGGCGCGGCGCTGGGCGAAACCGGCGGGGAGGCCGAACGCGAACTTCGCACGGCGCTGCGGCGCGTGCAGGCGCTCGAGCCCGCGGGCGTCGCGGCGCGCGACGTGGCCGAGTGCCTCTGCCTGCAGCTCGATGCCCACGCCGACCGCGCGGACGGCAGGATCCGCCAGCTCGCGCGCCGGATCCTCGAGGAACACATCGGCTGGCTCGCGGCGCGCGAGACCGGCAAGCTCGCGAAGGCGCTGGCAGCGACCGCGCGGGATGTCCAATCCGCCATCGACTGCATCCGCCGCCTGGACCCGCATCCGGGCTGGCAGTTCGGCGAGACCGCCGCGCGCATCGTGATACCCGACGTGACCGTGAAGAAAGTGCGCGGCACCTGGAAGACCTCGCTCAACACCAGTGCCCTGCCGCGCGTGAAGCTGAACACGGCCTATGCGCAAATGTTCGAGAAGCACGGCACGAGCCAATGCCCCGCCATGAAGGAATGCCTGGAGCAGGCGCGCTGGATGGTCGGCGGCGTGTCGCAGCGCGCCTCCACCATCCTGGACGTGGCGCGCGCCATCGTCGCGCGGCAGAAGATGTTCCTGGAGCACGGCCCGCTCGCCATGAAGCCGCTCGGCCTGCGCGAGATCGCGGAGGAAGTGGGCGTGCATCCGTCGACGGTGTCGCGCACCGTGCACAACAAGTACATGGCGACGCCGGCCGGCGTGTTCGAACTTCAGCACTTCTTCTCGCGCGGGCTGAACCATGCGGCGGGCGGTGCCAGCGCGCCGGTGGCGCTGCAAGGCCTCATCCGCGAACTCATCGCGGTGGAAAAACCCGTGGCCCCGCTGAGCGATGCGGCGCTGGCGCGCCAGCTGGCGCAACAGGGCTTCCGCATTGCGCGCCGCACGGTCACCAAGTACCGCCAGAGCATGAACATCGACCCCTTCGAACGCCGCCGTGCCCAAGGCACGGACGCGGGAACGCCGGCATGGCCCGCATGA
- a CDS encoding histidine kinase dimerization/phospho-acceptor domain-containing protein: MKKTSGDAREGAAGTAALVGLCTATLVGFGLAWRQKARAAESARMLALHQERQARHALRAKRLEHDLRSPIGAMAVALELLRTAEDSATRCEAMQVLERQVARMTSLTEQVHDFAQDLND, translated from the coding sequence ATGAAAAAAACGTCGGGAGATGCCAGGGAGGGTGCGGCGGGCACGGCCGCGCTGGTCGGGCTGTGCACTGCCACACTCGTGGGGTTCGGCCTCGCGTGGCGGCAAAAAGCGCGTGCCGCCGAATCGGCCCGGATGCTCGCGCTTCACCAGGAGCGGCAGGCGCGGCATGCGCTTCGCGCGAAACGCCTCGAGCACGACCTGCGCAGCCCCATCGGCGCCATGGCCGTGGCGCTGGAGCTGTTGCGCACCGCGGAGGACAGCGCCACGCGATGCGAAGCCATGCAGGTGCTCGAAAGGCAGGTCGCGCGTATGACCTCGCTGACAGAGCAAGTGCACGATTTCGCACAGGACTTGAACGATTGA
- a CDS encoding sigma-54 dependent transcriptional regulator, which yields MGHALIVEDDEDSAKMIAALVAREGHTVMCAHSIGAARKLIAMQRPDLLLLDLHLPDGNGFDLLHDPDIANDTMLVLMTGQASLETSIKALRLGAADYLVKPINPQHLKGLLKRLIAPSQLRAELDEVQELWRETGRFGHLIGRSQPMQRVYRQISRVAGTAVTVFIHGESGTGKELVARAVHDLSRRREQPFLAVNCGALSPHLVESEIFGHERGSFTGAERQHQGFFERAHGGTLFLDEVTEMPLELQVKLLRVLESGTFMRVGSTQVQQTDVRIIAATNRDAAEAVARGKMREDLLYRLNVFPIALPPLRERGDDIALIAASFLQDLGRQEGGSKRFTPGALARLASHRWPGNVRELRNVVQRAWVMASGDQIDEEWLPPVEDPGPGAGLRPEPEAAQGPALAPMPPDGHRNGAAAAALSGAGENQIVVEVGTQLAEVERRVILATYERCGRHKERTAALLGISMKTLYNRLKEYQQ from the coding sequence GTGGGTCACGCACTCATAGTTGAAGACGACGAAGACTCGGCGAAGATGATCGCCGCGCTGGTCGCGCGCGAAGGGCACACGGTCATGTGTGCGCACAGCATTGGCGCCGCGCGAAAGCTCATCGCCATGCAGCGGCCCGACTTGTTGCTGCTCGACCTGCACCTGCCCGACGGGAACGGTTTCGACCTGCTGCACGACCCGGACATCGCCAACGACACCATGCTGGTGCTGATGACGGGCCAGGCGAGCCTGGAGACCTCGATCAAGGCCTTGCGCCTGGGCGCCGCCGACTATCTGGTGAAGCCGATCAATCCGCAGCACCTCAAGGGGCTGCTCAAGCGCCTGATCGCGCCCTCGCAATTGCGTGCCGAGCTCGACGAGGTGCAGGAGCTCTGGCGCGAGACCGGGCGCTTCGGCCATCTCATCGGCCGCTCGCAGCCCATGCAGCGCGTCTACCGGCAGATTTCCCGGGTGGCCGGCACGGCCGTGACCGTGTTCATCCATGGCGAGAGCGGCACCGGCAAGGAACTGGTGGCCCGCGCCGTGCACGACCTGAGCCGGCGGCGCGAGCAGCCCTTTCTTGCCGTCAACTGCGGCGCGCTGTCGCCGCACCTGGTCGAAAGCGAGATCTTCGGCCACGAGCGCGGCAGCTTCACGGGCGCCGAGCGCCAGCACCAGGGCTTCTTCGAGCGCGCGCACGGCGGCACGCTGTTCCTGGACGAGGTGACCGAAATGCCGCTCGAGCTGCAGGTCAAGCTGCTGCGCGTGCTGGAGAGCGGCACCTTCATGCGGGTCGGTTCCACCCAGGTGCAGCAGACCGACGTGCGCATCATCGCCGCCACCAACCGCGACGCCGCCGAGGCGGTGGCGCGCGGCAAGATGCGGGAAGACCTGCTGTACCGCCTCAACGTCTTTCCCATTGCGCTGCCGCCCCTGCGCGAGCGCGGCGACGACATCGCGCTCATCGCCGCGAGCTTCCTGCAGGACCTCGGGCGCCAGGAAGGCGGCAGCAAGCGCTTCACGCCCGGTGCGCTGGCGCGGCTCGCGTCGCACCGCTGGCCGGGCAACGTGCGTGAATTGCGCAACGTGGTGCAGCGCGCCTGGGTCATGGCGTCCGGCGACCAGATCGACGAGGAATGGCTTCCGCCGGTCGAAGACCCGGGGCCCGGCGCCGGCCTCCGGCCCGAACCCGAGGCGGCGCAAGGCCCGGCGCTGGCGCCGATGCCGCCCGATGGGCATCGCAATGGCGCTGCCGCGGCCGCGCTGTCGGGCGCGGGGGAGAACCAGATCGTGGTCGAGGTCGGCACCCAGCTCGCGGAAGTGGAACGCCGTGTCATCCTGGCCACCTACGAGCGCTGCGGGCGGCACAAGGAGCGCACGGCGGCGCTGCTGGGCATCAGCATGAAGACGCTCTACAACCGGCTGAAGGAGTACCAGCAATGA
- a CDS encoding PAS domain S-box protein — translation MNPDRAEEELADQLDDAVPSRGYRMLPVVGLGGSAGGIDAVGAFFEATPADTGMAFVVVLSAPAANENALAEVLRRSTPMRVVQVAGRERIQPNTVYAIAPGKSLRTRGEHIELAALPPGPGRHVAVDYFFRTLADTHGPHAIAVVLSGPDGDGTIGVKRIKERGGLTIAQEPQEAQHGAMAQSAIATGMIDWVLPAREIGARIHAYYRIERQLRLPPEQVPGDGKDDAPPAADLDEAAFREVLAFVQSRSGRDFANYKRATVLRRIGRRMQVNGVSNLTAYLDCLRTRPGEAGALLQDMLISVTNFFRDNECFAALEGMVHELFRNKTAADTVRVWVVACATGEEAYSIAMLLAEHARTLESPPSIQIFATDLDEDAVQAAREGVYPTVAEADVSEERLRRFFVREQRGYRVRRELREMVLFAVHDVLKDSPFSRIDLATCRNLLIYLNRDAQARVFDTLHFSLLPGGRLFLGASEAVDEESPLFSVIDKKHRIYAQRHAPKAALPIPEGRSSTALALELKRPPPVIPGAAFAQLQRRTAPPMADGRAMSWAELHLRLLDRLAPPSILLDADHEMLHISPAATPFLHFSGGEPSRNVLRAIVPDLKAELQTALYHVNERREPVDVAPVWVRLGPTAEVEVSLHVMPVEEFGGFMVLLRKGETASGRSSIVVPRVDAEPIAEHLEREVRRLKSQLRETVEQYETSTEELKASNEELHAMNEELHSATEELETSREELQSINEELTTVNHELKSKVDDLGQANSDMLNLMDATAIATVFLDRDFHVTRFTPSAVAIFKLIATDVGRPLSDLTTPLDYPQLADDARRVLETLQPTEREVGDSAGNWYLARVRPYRTIEDRIAGVVLTFVDITERKDAQESLRQSQERFSAIVNQASVGVAQTRLDGEITFANTCYHDLMGYGEHELVGLRAIELVHAADHAAISALFGRLERHGEPFESESRNVRKDGSFIWLHYSVTVLTDASGKPDSALIVCSDISERKGAEEALRASEERFRLMLENAVDYAIFSVDMERCVKSWNTGAERLLGYTESEILGRSADIIFTEEDRAAGAPAEEARNALSAGRAADDRLHQRKDGSRFWASGALMPMHNGEGAVIGMVKVLRDQSEQRAAQQEVEQSRSELLDALRANEAARQALEAADAAKDRFLAVLSHELRNPLASISGAAELLAPEQLPTPEQGRAARVVRRQAAAMKVLLGDLLDVSSLRRGRLVLRRERVTAQAIVDAALEATGPLMELGRHRLEAEIADAEIVLDADPMRLTQVISNLLSNAAKYTPDKGEIRLALHTEGDDAVFSVTDNGIGMDPDTVDTMFEMFTQSVHGHERSAGGLGIGLALVRNIVEMHGGTVSGESRGLGLGSRFTVRIPQAETRLAEAGAAQGPDRDLPASAPGEESPQRVLLADDNTDALWGMARMLSISGFSVKTADNGVDALRVAEHFRPDAAVLDIGMPGLDGHEVARRIRAQPWGRGMLLVAATGWGQPEDRLAALEAGFDEHLVKPVAAADVQRLLRARDGLSGPGS, via the coding sequence ATGAATCCCGACCGCGCCGAGGAAGAACTCGCCGACCAGCTCGACGATGCCGTGCCGTCGCGCGGCTACCGCATGCTGCCGGTCGTGGGCCTGGGCGGCTCCGCGGGCGGCATCGATGCCGTGGGCGCCTTCTTCGAGGCCACGCCTGCCGACACCGGCATGGCGTTCGTGGTCGTGCTCTCCGCGCCGGCCGCGAACGAGAACGCGCTGGCCGAGGTGCTGCGGCGGTCCACGCCCATGCGGGTGGTGCAGGTGGCCGGCAGGGAGCGCATCCAGCCGAACACCGTGTATGCCATTGCGCCCGGCAAGTCGCTGCGCACGCGCGGGGAGCACATCGAGCTGGCGGCGCTGCCGCCGGGACCGGGCCGGCACGTGGCGGTCGACTACTTCTTTCGCACGCTGGCCGATACGCACGGGCCCCACGCCATCGCGGTGGTGCTTTCCGGCCCCGACGGCGACGGCACCATCGGCGTCAAGCGCATCAAGGAGCGCGGCGGCCTGACGATCGCGCAGGAACCGCAGGAGGCCCAGCACGGTGCCATGGCGCAGTCGGCCATCGCCACGGGGATGATCGACTGGGTCCTGCCCGCGCGTGAAATCGGCGCGCGCATCCATGCCTACTACCGCATCGAGCGGCAGCTCAGGCTGCCCCCCGAGCAGGTGCCGGGCGACGGCAAGGACGACGCGCCGCCCGCCGCCGACCTCGACGAAGCGGCGTTCCGCGAAGTGCTGGCCTTCGTGCAAAGCCGCAGCGGACGCGATTTCGCCAACTACAAGCGCGCCACCGTGCTGCGCCGCATCGGCCGCCGCATGCAGGTGAACGGCGTGAGCAACCTCACGGCCTATCTCGACTGCCTGCGCACGCGGCCCGGCGAGGCCGGCGCGCTGCTGCAGGACATGCTGATCAGCGTGACCAACTTCTTCCGGGACAACGAATGCTTTGCCGCCCTCGAAGGCATGGTGCACGAGCTGTTCCGCAACAAGACGGCGGCCGACACCGTGCGCGTCTGGGTGGTGGCCTGCGCCACCGGCGAAGAGGCCTATTCGATTGCGATGCTGCTCGCCGAGCATGCCCGCACGCTCGAAAGCCCGCCGTCGATCCAGATCTTTGCCACCGACCTGGACGAAGACGCGGTGCAGGCCGCGCGCGAAGGCGTCTACCCCACGGTGGCCGAGGCGGACGTTTCCGAGGAACGCCTGCGGCGCTTCTTCGTGCGCGAGCAGCGCGGCTACCGCGTGCGCCGCGAACTGCGCGAGATGGTGCTCTTTGCCGTGCACGACGTGCTGAAGGACTCGCCGTTCTCGCGCATCGACCTGGCCACCTGCCGCAACCTGCTCATCTACCTCAACCGGGACGCGCAGGCCCGCGTCTTCGACACGCTGCATTTCTCGCTGCTGCCCGGCGGGCGGCTTTTCCTCGGCGCCTCCGAAGCGGTGGACGAGGAAAGCCCGCTGTTCTCGGTGATCGACAAGAAGCACCGCATCTACGCCCAGCGCCATGCGCCCAAGGCCGCGTTGCCGATCCCCGAGGGCCGCAGCAGCACCGCGCTGGCGCTGGAACTCAAGCGCCCGCCGCCGGTGATTCCCGGCGCGGCCTTCGCGCAGTTGCAGCGCCGCACGGCACCGCCGATGGCCGACGGCCGCGCCATGAGCTGGGCCGAGCTGCACCTGCGGCTGCTCGACCGCCTGGCGCCGCCGTCCATCCTGCTGGACGCGGACCACGAGATGCTGCACATCTCCCCCGCGGCAACGCCGTTCCTGCACTTCAGCGGCGGCGAGCCGTCGCGCAACGTGTTGCGCGCCATCGTGCCCGACCTGAAGGCCGAGCTGCAGACCGCGCTCTATCACGTGAACGAAAGGCGCGAGCCCGTGGACGTGGCGCCCGTCTGGGTGCGGCTGGGCCCGACCGCCGAGGTGGAGGTGTCGCTGCACGTCATGCCGGTGGAAGAGTTCGGCGGCTTCATGGTGCTGCTGCGCAAGGGCGAAACGGCCAGCGGCCGCAGCAGCATCGTGGTGCCGCGCGTGGACGCGGAGCCGATCGCCGAGCACCTGGAGCGCGAGGTGCGGCGCCTCAAGTCGCAGCTGCGCGAGACCGTGGAGCAGTACGAGACCTCGACCGAGGAGCTCAAGGCGAGCAACGAAGAGCTGCACGCCATGAACGAAGAGCTCCATTCGGCAACCGAAGAGCTCGAGACCAGCCGCGAGGAGCTGCAGTCCATCAACGAGGAGCTCACCACCGTCAACCACGAGCTCAAGAGCAAGGTGGACGATCTCGGCCAGGCCAACAGCGACATGCTGAACCTGATGGACGCGACGGCCATCGCCACCGTGTTCCTGGACCGCGATTTCCACGTGACCCGCTTCACGCCGAGCGCGGTCGCCATCTTCAAGCTGATCGCCACCGACGTCGGCCGCCCGCTCTCGGACCTGACCACGCCGCTGGACTATCCGCAGCTGGCAGACGACGCGCGCCGCGTGCTGGAGACGCTGCAGCCCACCGAGCGCGAGGTGGGCGACAGCGCGGGCAACTGGTACCTTGCGCGCGTGCGGCCCTACCGCACCATCGAGGACCGCATCGCCGGCGTGGTGCTCACCTTCGTGGACATCACCGAGCGCAAGGACGCGCAGGAGTCGCTGCGGCAGTCGCAGGAGCGCTTCAGCGCCATCGTCAACCAGGCGTCCGTGGGCGTGGCCCAGACGCGGCTCGACGGCGAGATCACCTTTGCCAACACCTGCTACCACGATCTCATGGGCTATGGCGAGCACGAGCTCGTCGGCCTGCGCGCCATCGAACTGGTGCATGCGGCGGACCACGCGGCGATCTCGGCATTGTTCGGGCGGCTCGAGCGGCATGGCGAACCCTTCGAGAGCGAAAGCCGCAACGTGCGCAAGGACGGCTCCTTCATCTGGCTGCACTACAGCGTGACGGTGCTCACCGACGCGAGCGGCAAGCCCGACTCGGCGCTGATCGTGTGCAGCGACATCAGTGAACGCAAGGGGGCCGAGGAAGCGCTGCGCGCGAGCGAAGAGCGGTTCCGGCTGATGCTGGAGAACGCGGTCGACTATGCGATCTTCTCGGTCGACATGGAGCGCTGCGTGAAGAGCTGGAACACCGGCGCCGAGCGGCTCCTGGGCTACACCGAATCGGAGATCCTCGGCCGCTCGGCCGACATCATCTTCACCGAGGAAGACCGCGCGGCGGGCGCGCCGGCCGAGGAGGCGCGCAACGCGCTCAGCGCCGGCAGGGCCGCCGACGACCGGCTGCACCAGCGCAAGGACGGCTCGCGCTTCTGGGCCAGCGGCGCCCTCATGCCCATGCACAACGGCGAAGGCGCGGTGATCGGCATGGTCAAGGTGCTGCGCGACCAGAGCGAGCAGCGCGCGGCGCAGCAGGAAGTGGAGCAAAGCCGCAGCGAACTGCTCGATGCGCTGCGCGCCAACGAGGCCGCGCGCCAGGCGCTCGAAGCCGCGGATGCGGCCAAGGACCGCTTCCTGGCCGTGCTGTCGCACGAGCTGCGCAATCCGCTCGCCTCGATCAGCGGCGCCGCGGAACTGCTGGCGCCCGAGCAGCTGCCCACGCCGGAGCAGGGGCGTGCGGCGCGCGTGGTCCGGCGCCAGGCGGCGGCCATGAAGGTGCTGCTGGGCGACCTGCTCGACGTGTCCAGCCTGCGCCGGGGCCGGCTGGTGCTGCGGCGCGAGCGCGTCACGGCCCAGGCCATCGTCGATGCGGCGCTGGAGGCGACCGGACCGCTGATGGAACTGGGCCGCCACAGGCTCGAAGCGGAGATCGCCGACGCCGAGATCGTGCTCGATGCCGATCCCATGCGCCTCACGCAGGTGATCTCCAACCTGCTCTCCAATGCGGCCAAGTACACGCCCGACAAGGGCGAGATCCGGCTCGCGCTGCACACCGAGGGCGACGACGCCGTGTTCTCCGTGACCGACAACGGCATCGGCATGGACCCCGACACGGTCGACACCATGTTCGAGATGTTCACCCAGAGCGTGCATGGGCACGAGCGCTCCGCCGGTGGGCTCGGCATCGGGCTGGCGCTGGTGCGCAACATCGTCGAGATGCACGGCGGCACCGTCTCGGGCGAGAGCAGGGGGCTGGGGCTCGGGAGCCGGTTCACGGTGCGCATCCCGCAAGCCGAAACGCGACTGGCCGAAGCCGGGGCCGCGCAGGGTCCGGACAGGGACCTGCCCGCTTCCGCCCCCGGCGAGGAAAGTCCGCAGCGCGTGCTGCTGGCGGACGACAACACGGACGCCCTCTGGGGCATGGCCCGCATGCTGTCGATCTCGGGCTTCAGCGTGAAGACGGCCGACAACGGCGTCGATGCGCTTCGCGTGGCCGAGCACTTCAGGCCCGATGCGGCGGTGCTGGACATCGGCATGCCGGGGCTCGATGGCCACGAGGTGGCACGCCGCATCCGCGCGCAGCCCTGGGGACGCGGCATGCTCCTTGTCGCCGCCACCGGGTGGGGCCAGCCCGAAGACCGGCTTGCTGCGCTGGAGGCGGGCTTCGACGAGCACCTGGTCAAGCCCGTGGCGGCAGCCGACGTGCAGCGCCTGCTGCGGGCGCGCGACGGATTGTCCGGGCCGGGGAGCTGA
- a CDS encoding chemotaxis protein CheB, which yields MPNSDPHQQAIFIGASSGGVYAMLDLVAALPAGFPAPIFFVQHIGAHRSQLASLLSSRGPNRAVEAKEGDEPAPGTICVAPSDHHMLLEGGVVRLTRGPKEHHARPAIDPLFRSAALAYGPRAVGVVLTGMLDDGSAGLRAIKDCGGIAVVQDPAEAHEPSMPQSAMAAVQVDHVVPLRGMGRLLFDLAQPRTGDLPATEAPATLRRENAVALGERAVENLKAIGKPSMFSCPDCGGVLFELDDKRPVRYRCHTGHAFSVRSLAATQEQVTDVALWTGLRALQEKESILRRLAQVQKAEGVGDAESSLREADELAVASAALRKLTLKAPSPGSFDAS from the coding sequence ATGCCCAACTCCGATCCCCATCAACAAGCCATCTTCATCGGCGCTTCCTCCGGAGGCGTCTATGCCATGCTCGATCTCGTCGCGGCCTTGCCGGCCGGCTTTCCCGCGCCGATCTTCTTCGTGCAGCACATCGGTGCCCACCGCAGCCAGCTGGCTTCGCTGCTGAGCAGCCGAGGACCCAACCGCGCCGTCGAGGCGAAGGAGGGCGACGAGCCCGCGCCGGGGACGATCTGCGTCGCGCCCTCGGACCATCACATGCTGCTGGAAGGCGGCGTGGTCCGCCTGACCCGCGGACCCAAGGAACACCATGCCCGCCCCGCCATCGATCCGCTGTTTCGCTCCGCTGCGCTGGCCTACGGCCCGCGTGCCGTCGGCGTGGTTCTCACGGGCATGCTCGACGACGGCAGCGCCGGACTGCGCGCCATCAAGGACTGCGGCGGCATTGCCGTGGTGCAGGACCCGGCCGAAGCGCATGAGCCCAGCATGCCGCAGAGCGCGATGGCCGCAGTGCAGGTGGACCACGTGGTTCCGCTGCGCGGCATGGGCCGGCTCCTGTTCGACCTGGCGCAGCCGCGCACCGGCGACCTGCCGGCCACCGAGGCACCGGCCACCCTGCGCCGCGAAAACGCCGTGGCGTTGGGGGAGCGCGCCGTGGAAAACCTGAAGGCGATCGGCAAGCCGTCGATGTTCAGCTGCCCGGACTGCGGGGGCGTGCTGTTCGAGCTGGACGACAAGCGCCCGGTACGCTACCGCTGCCACACCGGCCATGCCTTCAGCGTGCGCAGCCTGGCCGCCACGCAGGAGCAGGTGACCGACGTTGCGCTGTGGACCGGCCTGCGGGCGCTGCAGGAGAAGGAGTCGATCCTGCGGCGGCTGGCCCAGGTCCAGAAGGCGGAAGGTGTCGGCGACGCCGAGAGCTCGCTGCGCGAGGCCGACGAACTCGCCGTTGCGAGCGCCGCATTGCGCAAGCTCACGTTGAAGGCCCCCAGTCCGGGAAGCTTCGACGCGAGCTGA